The stretch of DNA CACATCCCAACACTCGTGGAAGCCAGCTGACCAGCACCCAGCATAGTGTGGTCAAAGAGACTCTCAGCAAGCTTGAAGCGCTCTGAACTGAAGTCCTGATGGTAGCCCGTTGGGAATTCGTAGTGAACAGCTGGAATTTGCGAGGCTGTACGCTCATCGTAGGGAGATTCCAGCACCTGAACGACGGACATTTGGAAGTCCTGAAGGAGGGATCTCATCATGTACTGCTGCCAGGAAGCTGTAAGATTTTCCGGGAGTTTTTTCGGCGTGAATCGCGGTGTGTCTCGTTCTTTGATGACGTCTTTTGCCTGGATACAGTAGGCGGGCGATAAATCAATCCCCTGAGCTTCCAAGTATTGACGGCATTGCATTGAGAGGTAATCTCCGCCAAGGGGGGATTTTATTATAGCCTGGGTAAGTACGTAGCCCTCCTGAAAGTCAccggaaattcaattttaaactttttcttgaatttttcattttctaagcTAAATTCTCTTGAAAACTTACATGAACAGGAATTGCTGAAGTGTGTGTAGCTCCACTGTCCACAACCAGAGCTGTGGCTCTTCCTGAAAAGTTAACGAATTAGCAGAGTCTTTAgaacttcataaaaaaatctttcttaccATTTGCAAAAGCAGCTAAAACAGCATTCTTTACGAGGAAAAATGCTGGAACGTTGTATTTCTCAAACATCAGCTCTGTCAGCTTCTCTCGGTTATTCCGGACATTCCAGGAAGCTTCAGAGAACAAAACTGGATGGTATTCAGGTTCTGATTGAATAACctacaagaaaatcattaatttctctgcaattttgaGGAGTTTCTCTCAACGTACCTTAGTGTATGTGTAGTCCAGGACTTTCTCAAAGAGATCCCAATTATCAATCATGCCATCCTTCATGTATGTCTGAACTTCCAGGGCTGATCTTGGGACATTCAGGAACGTCGTGTCCACGTAGTATTTGAAATCTAGAGAAAGAAATCGAATAACTCGAGGAAATCCAAGAAAATCTTCAGAAAATAGGCTTCTTACTCTTGCTGGGAGTTATATTATTGTCCGGACGGGCTTCTAGCTCTGTTATGGGGGCACTATTGTCAGGGCCGACGCCCACAACAGCCGGAATTTCCGCTTTTGGTGTGTCTTCTTGTGCGTAACCAACTCGCAGTGATTGGTGGCCCGGATCAAAGACCAGAGCCCCAATTTCATCACCCCCATATAGCATGCCACCTGAACTCATCCCAAAGGTTACTTTTCACTACTTCCTGTTgaaattccacacaaaattCACGATTTTTCTGGATGTAAACAAAAACAGACGCCGGGGAATTTTTGACAGATTGATACCACCCTGAAGTTCTTATGCACAGAATGTCAAAAGAGTTCAGTGTGGTAAAAACTTCAGAGTGGTTGGTCTTTTCAGCACGTGtttgttttgcttttttgaggtttgtgaaattcagctgcagaaaatcatccaaaaatgGCTCTAAAATGCCTCAAAAGTAAGTAAATTCACAGCTAAATTGTAGTTAAAACCCAAAGCGATGCATTTCAGtgtgaaaatcaaatattttccacagaaaAACAGTCAAAGAGACAACCAGCGAAGATAAAGTACAAAATCCAAAAGAAAGTCCGGGAGCATCATCGGAAATTGCGAAAGGAAGCAAAGAAAGCCGTTAAATCAGGGAAGAAGAAGCCAGGAGCTAAGAAGAAGATGATTCAGGTGCCAAATATTTGTCCATTCAAGGAAGATATTCTCAAGGAGGCAGAAGCAGCGAGGCAGCAAGCTGAGGAGGAGAGAAAGCAGCGCCGAGAGATGCTGAAGCGCAAAAGGGTGGAGAATCAGACACTGGAATCTCTCGTGGCAAGTGCACAGACTCGTGGGGCAATCCATGAAGCTCTAACGCTGAAGCAAACTCCTACAGAAGGGAAGGTTTACAAGGAAGAGAAGTCCAAGGAGAATTCCCTCAAAGCCTATTTCAAGGAGTTCAAGAAGGTCATTGCAGCTGCTGATGTGATACTTGAGGTGGTGGATGCACGTGATCCCCTTGGGACGAGGTGTGAGGAAGTTGAGAAGGCCGTGAGGGCAGCTGGGGGTACCAAGAAGCTCGTCGTTGTCCTCAATAAAGCTGATCTTGTGCCCCGAGAGAACCTCCTGAAGTGGCTGAAGTATCTGCGGCAATTTGGCCCAGCAACCGCCTTCAAAGCCTCCACACAGGATCAGGCACAGAAGCTGGGACGGAGGAAGTTCACAGAgaggaaaaatgagaaatccCTCCAAGGATCTGTATGCGTTGGAGCTGAACTCCTCATGTCCATGCTGGGAAACTACTGCAGGAATCAGGGGATCAAAACCTCCATCCGCGTTGGGGTAGTTGGGATTCCAAATGTGGGAAAGAGTTCAGTGATTAACTCCCTGAAGCGTAGTCGTGCCTGCATCGTGGGATCCACGCCGGGGATCACGAAGCAAATGCAGGAAGTGGAGCTAGATTCAAAGATTAACCTCCTCGATTGTCCGGGAATTGTCTTTTCAAAGGGGAATGAGAATGACGTGGCGTACGTTCTCAAGAATGCCCAGAAAGTGAGTGATGTGAAGGATCCCGTTGGTGTGGCCACAGCTGTCCTCCAGAGAGCCACGAAGATGTTCTTCTGCAAGCTCTACGACATCACGATGTTTGACACTCCGGAGGAATTCTTCGCGAAGAAAGCCAAAAGGATGGGGAAGATTAAGAAAGGCGGCAGATTGGATATCTTGGCAGCAGCCAGGAGTGTCCTGGATGACTGGAATACAGGTAAGATTCGCTACTGTACCCATCCTCCGGAAAGCATGGACACAGATTGTCACGTTGGAGCTCAGATTGTGAGTACAGAAGCCCGAGAATTCGACATGGAGAACTTTGAGCAGATGGAAACGGAAGTTCTGGCTAGTTTTGGGGAAGTTAAGAAGGAGGAAGTGATGGAGATCACTTCCTCTGGGCCTGTTACGATGCAGGAGGTGGAtgatgatgacgatgatgatggATTGAAGAATCTAATTGCTGCGAGGACGCATATAATTGAGCAAGATGAAGAAGTTGAGATGAAGGAAGTTGGCCCGAGTGAGACAAAACGAGTGCGCAGGACTGAACCACAAGCTGAGGAGAAGCCCACGGGAGAGGCAGCAATCCCTGGAAATCAATCTCTCAACAAGGACATGAAGAATCGCCTAAAGAAGCAGAAGAAGCGTCAAGCAAAGAGTCAGAAGAAGGTGGACAATGTGGCAGATGTCCTGGACAGCTTCACTCTGGACACAAAGGAAGAGGATGACAGTGATGATGACTACAGCTTTGACACAGACTTCAAGAACTAATCAAATTTGTAAAATCTGTGAgaataaagattattttcgtttaaaatCGAGACTTCCGggagttttcttttccattcccAAGATGATCTGTTTGTTGGCTGTTGCGGGTTTTCTGGAGAGTAAATTGGGCTTTCTCATCCAGGGGGACAGTCCAAGGGTACAAAGATGGGCTATTTTCCTCCTTGGAAGGCTTTTTGTTGGTTTCTGCACAGCGCTGATCTTTTGGTATCTCATGATCTTTGCAATTCTGGGAGAAACATCAACATCCCGAATACTTTTGTACTCTCTGCTGGTTCTTTTTTGTTAGGATTTGATCAATTTCTGGTAGTGATATCATCACTGATTATTGATGTTTTTCCAGGCATTGGATGCTTGGTCAGCAAGAGCATCCGCTGCCTCTTTCTCCTGATTTCCATTCAATTCTTCGGGAAGGCAGGAAGAGGTGCCGTGAAGACTCTTCTCTTTGGCCTCGTCATTACTGGTAATTGCAATTCTGAGATTTTCGCCAACATccggaagaattttcattttcttttaggtCCTCTGAGGAATCTTTCGAAGAATGCCCTGGAAATCAATCGAGTCTTTATCTGTTCATCCGAATTGGCATACAATTTGTCCAAAACTCATCTTGATCTCATGATTCTTCCCTTCCGGACTGCCCTCGAAGAGCTTCAGAATGTTTCCCAAGTTCGAGAATCTTTTGGGATTGTTGATGATGTTGTTGATGCTCTTCAGAAGGAAATTGAGCAGGAAGATGATGTTGCAGAGTCCTTCAATGGAAGTTCAGCAAATCCTGCTGCAGTAACTTCCACGAATTCTCCTATAGAAAGTTTAAAAGATGCTTCTCAACCACGAACAGATCCCAAGACAATTACAGAGAATTACTACAGGAAGCTGAGCAAGAGATGCCAGGAACAGCTTAAAAGCGGACAAGAGGATTGTGCGGAGATCTTTGGATCCCTCTATGATGTCTGCAATGAGAAATTCCCAGGATTCTTGGCAATGCAGCTCTGTTGGATGATGGACATTGAGAGTCTCTGCTATTCTAAAGTAAAAacagtaaaaaaatcaaaatggcgcCTGGCGTccttttacaataatttttaaatagcgTTCCTTgatcttaaaaattcttttttagatGAATATCAGCACAGAAGGACTGTGTACTCCTGCAGATATCCTTGATGATTCCTTTGGTGAGACTTACCTGGAGCTGCTGAAGGAGAGGGATGAATTAATGGAGGAAATTGAGAGTGTTGAGATCAACTTTAGCTACAATGAATCGGATTTTATTGACAAGATCAAGTAAAAACTCTGAGCTTCTTTAAAggatttcttaataaaaaatccttccTTTTCAGGCCTGAGGAGATCAAGTCTTATCAAGGAGATTTGGAGAGTatttttgagaagaagaagtacATCCTGGATTATCTGCTGAACCTAACAAACATCCTGATTGCCTTCACGTAtattaaaatcattataagtaaacaagaaaattcaacaaaaagatggaatttattttaatttctgctGATCATTTTCCAGGATCTGTCTTCTACATCTCATCCTTTCTGATGGAGCTGGATTTTGAGAATATCTACGTTACTTCCTTCTTCCGGGAAATTGACCAAAAACGAGCACAACGTGGGGAGAGATCAATTCTGCCACTTAAGAAGATCGAAAGAATTTCTCTCGTTGAAGATCCTCTAAAAAAGCGCCGCATCCAGAATGACTATCGAGATCTCATCTATCATCTCTTGAAGTTCCTCCTGGAATTAATGGCTGTGACTGTTTTCATCCTCCTCGATTGGCTTCTTGTGGTTGCCCTGGAAGTTGTGGCGAAGAATGGTAAGATGGATTTCACCCAGAAAGGAGAAGTTGAGGTCAATGTCACCATATTCGGTGAAGGAATGATGGCATCCGTTGTTGAGAGCATAATTTCCGGTTTGAGCGTCAATAGGACTGTTGAAAAATTCGAAGACAACCAGGAATGCCTCCCAGTGCCCTCAAAATTGTCCACAATGTGGTTCATAAAGATTTATGGACTCTTCCTGGGCATCCTGATTATGATTTACAATGAATCCTACACAAATCGCCTCCTCTTCTTCATTTGTGCCTTTCACTACCCAAAGAGGCAGCACGAGAGGAGCTTATTTCTCTACAATAAAATCCTCCAAAGTCGCCGAGATTACTTCCGGCACATGAAGACCATACTCGAGCGGGAAGTTCAGGAAGATGATGCAGAAATCGAGATTCCTTGCAAGAAACTCTGTGATTTGTGGAAGAAGATTTTCCCTTCATCCCGAATCTGTCGAATTTGTCAGGATGTTGATGAAAGGAAGTCGGACTGGGCTACAACAAGATATTACCAGAAACACCATCAGGATTTTGTGGAATGTTCAAATGAGGATTGTCTTGCGGTATATTGCCGGGAATGCTGGGGGGATCTCGAGGAGATTTGTGTTCTTTGCTCTGGAATTGATACCGGAAGTGTACAATAGTTTTTCATTATCTtcctatttgttttttttttaactttcttgCTCTGTTTCGctgcttcttttattttttctatggcCAGGAAGTCCAGGATGAAGAACAGTCGTTCCAGCAAAATAACggtcaaaatttaaattccattgGAAGTGAAAACAAATTGCGAGAGGAGTCTGGCTCTATTCACAtcactgatactgtctccctcacacaattagttttttgcaattttctcgcgttttccgccgaatttcccagcgaaattaccttttttgtgaccaggaagcgacgccgcgtcaaTTGGCGTCGCCAGttcaaaacactcaaaatccgcgccagaaaaagtcgtataaaatgttttttttaatccggcGAATTTCGCgcccaaatttttactgaaccCCCCCGGGGCCCCCCGGAGCATTTCCCGCGTAGGCCCAAGTcgcaaaaatgagtttttccccgaaaattaaataatagaaagtgaaaattccgATAGTCCTATTTTCCAATCGATAGTTTTCGATAGCCGAAGCTATCGATACCATCGATAAATATCGATGGTTTTTGCAtctctctcttcttcttcttctttttaaatttctcagaGCCGgacgtctctctctctctctcagtcAGTTGTTTTTGATCTGTCACGGAGTGAGTACGTTCAGTGCCGAAGAAGTTCCATTCATCAGcagttttgtgtgttttttgtcCATTTGTGTGGTGAAGAAATACCATCCGTGCAGTCCAGACTTGCAATGATCATTCTGTGAATACCAATCACCGTGGAAGAGctcaaagaaattatattgGATAAACAATGTGGGTGCCAACGAGCAATAAATACGGAGTGGGTGAGTTTCCTTTCCGTCGTTGTACAAAGCCAAAATGAAAACTGTCACGGAAATGGGTGAGAAAAGTCCCCAAAAATAGCAAATTACCCCTATTGATGTATCTTAGGGTCTTCCCGGAGGAATTGTGGGGCAGATAGTAGCGTCAGAGGGTCAAAGATCTCAGTGGAGAGTGCCGGAAAAGTACTCGGGAGTTGGGGGTGGGAAAGCGGCGACTTTCCTTCTTCCCCGGACCGTATTGATTTTGTCGGTGTTTGTGAATAATGAACACAGCAACTCTCACAGCGGGATAAGTCAGAGGAAATTCCGGGAAATCGATTGGCAAGCTCTCTCTTATACTTTTCCTCATTCACACGAATGGAGTTCTCTCACATCTCGTACAAAATAGTGCCTGTGTGCAAGGCCAGCGCCTCTCTAGAGCTCCcttgttttcaatttaattcaattcaatccAATCTCCCAGGCACAGGGAGGAAATTTGCCCAGAGGCGACAAAGTGCAAAATGCCGGCCCATTGTCTACTTTCGCTTCCCGAAGGAAACTCCCGGATTCTGCAGGCTGATACGAGGAATAACGTTCacaaatgttgaatttttcaacacaTACACCGAGGAGATTGGCACACTGGCAATTATGCGACTCATTGGGTCATTTTCAGCATGCCGATGCAAATATGTACTGCATGTAGCCACTGTGCTGGTCAGGCCAGGCCACTTTTCCACTCAATTGCATTCACAACTACGTGGTGTTCTCTCGTAGTAAATTTCCCAACACAGCTGCACTTGATGCAAAATCACCGAGATAATAAATTACGCGTGATGTCGCGCCGTGATGTTTTTACATTTCGGGGTAATTAATTGATTGTAAACGATGGCTTGTTAATTGCTATAGCATTGCCAGAAATTGGTGTGGGATTCAATTTGTAAGTGCTGTGAGCACAAAGACTAATttatcgttttcttttttcgttaTAAAAAGCATGAGGGGCGATATTCTGCAGCTTATTGCTTTCTTGACCTTCTAGAGAACAATTAAATAGTGATAAGGATTTAGTTGTCCTCGTGGTTAAGcctttttaaatcaatttgaacATTGTGGCAAAAATACCTGTGTTTAAATCACCTGTTCCTTGGAAAGgttgataatttttatggaattcttttgcaaaatcattttcaagacaagaatttgattatttcttgaatttcctggaataaaattaattttcttagctaaattatcaaaaattattattttttattctgtatattcttttcttttacttttctaatttttttctttctttttcattgactattatgtttcttttttcttcttaatcttttttctggtattttctttttatttttcttcttttaaccgCGAATTTGTAAGAGGGGAACACCCTAATTTTGCGggttaataaatattattattattattaaatgtaaagaaatagattttttatgctaaaaatctaaaaaagtGTGAAGAATGTACTTAAATTGTTAGAAGTCCTTAAGGAAAAATATGGAACTTGGTGGCATAATTGATAGAGCGAATGTTTCTCAAGATAAACAAATCAGGTTCAAATGACGGTCAATGCACTTTtcatttcttgttttattttctttttttttttaaaattattatcgCTATGGCGGAATTTACATTGACTGTATGAAGTTTTACAattactattttatttttctgttaaaaaaaattgactaatCTCCATATAAAACTTGATTTTGCCAAAATCtgtaaaagttcttttctatggaataaaaatattttaaaaaaatctagaattgttttaaaaaccCTTAAAATATTCTAGTAAATCAAAATACGAATCACgtaaaatatgtaataaatCTCGATGTAATTTACCAGCCCTCAACATGTtgataaaacattattttctctcctGAATCTTACATTTTAGTTTTGCAGCTTTTTTGgcataaatcttttttttttcgtatcatcaacattaaaattcttatggAACATTTTGAGCTTCCTGTCTTTAAATCTGTCTGAAAGATTTACAATATACTCCTCACACTCCCTTTGGGGATCATCAAGAAATCCCCAAGATTGGTGGAACAAACAAAGAGGCTACAAGAAGGAAGAGATTAAATTTTGCGGTATGTGTGAGCATCAATCTTATCCCCTGCCGCATTGTTTGGCATTGGCAATTTGTCTTATCAAGGCAAATTTGCCTTCGTCACTCCAACATCATCTGACTCACTGCTGTTTGTCCATCCTGGACGATATGCTcttgttagtttttttctttcactgcAAATTGTTGAATACGTTGAATAGCAAATAGAAAAACTCATAAAGTCAAACAGAGAGCTTATACGGAAAGTAAAAAAAGTACCtaaatgagggaaaaaatgtttgtgcatttgaagaagaaattgggAGGAAGTTGCGATGAATTTCATCGTGCGTGGAAGaagtttgaaattaaaatgaaatcttaTCGTTCATGCAACCATCGTGACATCCACTGAATaacaataatttatcaattttgagCTCTTCCTTCCACCCATGAACGAACGACGCTACACAACAAAGACGTCCAACATAATTTTAACTGgcagattaaaattttatgagtcgtttttttttgtatgtaaacACACACTCAGCTGAGGAAGGAATATAAGCAACAAAGAACAAGTGATAAACACAACAACGAAACACAATTACTGCAGAGAGCAGATTTTCTGTGCACAATCTCGGACTTCCCAGAGAGGAATTTCATAAGAAAACATAAGaagtttttgagaaaaacctaccataataaaatattattattttaggaAAGATATTATGGGTTTGCAGAGcaatgcaagaaaattctctggaATGAGGAGGTAGAGCAGGGAGAAGGTGGTGGGGGGAACAAGAAATAAATCTACTTGAGCCACTGACCAAGTTTTCTAAGCAAAACATATATAGCACTATGGTGTTGAGGAACATTTGTGGAATGAATCTGCATTAAAACCGCTTTTTCATTCCTTCTCCAGCTGCACAACCCGAGGGCAGTGTCTACCCATCAGGTTTAATTACACGCGGAagtgtatgaaaaaaatatttaaaggcataaaaaagaaatccgcGAGATGATAttgttgtaaataaatttctttcacttttaacCGGGTCAGaagaagtgcaaaaaaaaactcaataaaaaagaattcatacCCAGAGAAAGAAATGGCAAGTGTTGGGTGCAAAAAGGCATGAAAttcagcagcagcagaaggAATAAGGAGAAGGGACTCGCATCGATTTTATGCCAAGAATTCCATGTTCTGgcatttcaaattttcccaGCATCCCACGCCttttttgcagagaatttccACATCTCGCGCCCTCGCAGTTTTTCCTTTATTACGCGCTGGCACGAAAAGAAAGTCAATATTCTCAGGAAGTTTTTgtcctttttaaatatttaatactcTCTGTGtcatttctttaagaattccCAAATTCTGATCATTCTCTGGCTCAATTGTCTCAAAGAAAACCATCAGATTGTATTCTTCATGAAATgccgtaaaatatttaagatgtTTCACAACTCATTGGCTAAATGATTTCTTCAAAGACTTTTTGCCCTTTCTGAAACAATTCGTCCTAAAATAGAGAATAAATAACTAATGAAGGATTCAAAGGGATCAAAGTAGAGGATGTGTTGTTCTTCAAAAGGGGATTTGTAGCGTGTTAATTCAAAACGACGAGAGCGTGTTAAATTGATACTCTCccatttaaatgaatgaatcaTCATTAATTTTGCACAACAAGCAACAAAAATGATATgattacatttaaaattaaactgcGACTTTTCTACCGCAGAACCCGCATAACCTTGGTAAATAgacaaaaattgtttaagaGACTTTGGAGTCATTagaaggaatttctttttaatttctaacgttatgcattattttcttaattattttagctGGGAGACAATTAGAAATTTCCCTAATTATTCAggcttttttgttgaatttagaatttatttacgCGAAAGTATTTTCGCGGAAAAATTGTACCGATATACAAACATTTCTCTGTTTTACAGAATAATTAGTCTAACAATTCTATTTCTCTGTATTAACGTTGGTgatagtagtagtagtagtagaattcgttctttttctattttctttatcttttctaatttttcttgctCATTAAATTGCAGTCAAGTgtattgaatgtttttttttctaaattagtCACAGTGTTTGCAAAATGGTTAGAAGGTAACTTCACTTAGAGAGACGTAAAGAGAACGCTTAGGTGGAAAAGCGGAGTAAGcgtaaaagaatttccttttaaggAATTCAtgttaaaatgtaaaattagaCTAGATTTCTATAGTAAAATTAATGCAGTAAAGAGAAGTAAAGATCTTCATAAATGATaagcattaaattttacttaGCACTTGCAGGATTTTGCTGGACACCatgattaatttgatttttaaattaattaaataataaattaattagaagaaaatatatttaatctATTGTGTAGGGATCCAGTTCGTagcaagaaaatttgaaaaacgtttttttagACACAGTTAAAGtaaaagtttgaggttagttAGAACTTTCGGATCCTTCAAGTGTTAAAATAAtccattttttctaaaatttttgctttggCTAACATGCTTTTACAAAATCATTCAGAAAAGCTGTTTGTTTTGACCCCTTACGTCTGTCTTACAATTTAATGTGAGTttacaataaaacttttttttgttaacgatttaaaagttttcccgaaactttatgaatatttttaacaagaaaagATGATTTCATACAATTACAATTTTACTGGGatgatattaaaattaataaaaaatttctttgtgtgAGTAATAGCAATTCTCATCAACCTTTTAGCGTGTGACTAGACAAAACACTTaatacttaattttctttatgaataaATCTTACAGAAATGGAACAAAGTCCTTGATTTATCACGTGTGCgctttatataaaatttacaaaaacaaTAAATCTACTATAATAGGTAGTaggtaataaaaagaaagtagAGAGAACGATggagaaaatgcaataaaactGGAAATTTAATAATCCTCACATGATGTTGGGCGTCAAAGTGTTCAAAATGTATCTCAAGGGGAGAACTTTCAGCGCAAGAAAAGGTACAAAAGAGTACCTCTACCTACCTATATTTGCAAAGTAGAAATATGATTTCTTATGCAGAAGATGTTATTCTTCTGTCATAATCCATAATAAAATATGTGTGCACATTGTGACACTTTCCATTAACTTGAGCATCAAGAAGTGCAAGATTAATTCATACCACGATGAGATAATCAAATGAAGAGCCAGAAGAGCTCTCCGGAGAATATAGAAGAAAGCTTCATAGAGCATTTCAAGAGAAAGAGTGTGGGCAGGCGTGTGCACATTTAATTAGAGAATTGCATACAAcgaatgatgatgatgatgtttACACAGAATGTTGGAGACATAAGGAATCATCTTGTTT from Lutzomyia longipalpis isolate SR_M1_2022 chromosome 1, ASM2433408v1 encodes:
- the LOC129787072 gene encoding actin-like protein 6B, with product MSSGGMLYGGDEIGALVFDPGHQSLRVGYAQEDTPKAEIPAVVGVGPDNSAPITELEARPDNNITPSKNFKYYVDTTFLNVPRSALEVQTYMKDGMIDNWDLFEKVLDYTYTKVIQSEPEYHPVLFSEASWNVRNNREKLTELMFEKYNVPAFFLVKNAVLAAFANGRATALVVDSGATHTSAIPVHEGYVLTQAIIKSPLGGDYLSMQCRQYLEAQGIDLSPAYCIQAKDVIKERDTPRFTPKKLPENLTASWQQYMMRSLLQDFQMSVVQVLESPYDERTASQIPAVHYEFPTGYHQDFSSERFKLAESLFDHTMLGAGQLASTSVGMCDADVRLSLYGSVVVTGGNSLLQGFPERLNRDLQLRAPSNTRLKMISANGSIERRFGAWIGGSILASIGTFQQMWISSQEYEESGKSQVERKCP
- the LOC129787073 gene encoding guanine nucleotide-binding protein-like 3 homolog; the protein is MALKCLKKKQSKRQPAKIKYKIQKKVREHHRKLRKEAKKAVKSGKKKPGAKKKMIQVPNICPFKEDILKEAEAARQQAEEERKQRREMLKRKRVENQTLESLVASAQTRGAIHEALTLKQTPTEGKVYKEEKSKENSLKAYFKEFKKVIAAADVILEVVDARDPLGTRCEEVEKAVRAAGGTKKLVVVLNKADLVPRENLLKWLKYLRQFGPATAFKASTQDQAQKLGRRKFTERKNEKSLQGSVCVGAELLMSMLGNYCRNQGIKTSIRVGVVGIPNVGKSSVINSLKRSRACIVGSTPGITKQMQEVELDSKINLLDCPGIVFSKGNENDVAYVLKNAQKVSDVKDPVGVATAVLQRATKMFFCKLYDITMFDTPEEFFAKKAKRMGKIKKGGRLDILAAARSVLDDWNTGKIRYCTHPPESMDTDCHVGAQIVSTEAREFDMENFEQMETEVLASFGEVKKEEVMEITSSGPVTMQEVDDDDDDDGLKNLIAARTHIIEQDEEVEMKEVGPSETKRVRRTEPQAEEKPTGEAAIPGNQSLNKDMKNRLKKQKKRQAKSQKKVDNVADVLDSFTLDTKEEDDSDDDYSFDTDFKN
- the LOC129790288 gene encoding protein sneaky; amino-acid sequence: MICLLAVAGFLESIGCLVSKSIRCLFLLISIQFFGKAGRGAVKTLLFGLVITGPLRNLSKNALEINRVFICSSELAYNLSKTHLDLMILPFRTALEELQNVSQVRESFGIVDDVVDALQKEIEQEDDVAESFNGSSANPAAVTSTNSPIESLKDASQPRTDPKTITENYYRKLSKRCQEQLKSGQEDCAEIFGSLYDVCNEKFPGFLAMQLCWMMDIESLCYSKMNISTEGLCTPADILDDSFGETYLELLKERDELMEEIESVEINFSYNESDFIDKIKPEEIKSYQGDLESIFEKKKYILDYLLNLTNILIAFTYIKIIIRSVFYISSFLMELDFENIYVTSFFREIDQKRAQRGERSILPLKKIERISLVEDPLKKRRIQNDYRDLIYHLLKFLLELMAVTVFILLDWLLVVALEVVAKNGKMDFTQKGEVEVNVTIFGEGMMASVVESIISGLSVNRTVEKFEDNQECLPVPSKLSTMWFIKIYGLFLGILIMIYNESYTNRLLFFICAFHYPKRQHERSLFLYNKILQSRRDYFRHMKTILEREVQEDDAEIEIPCKKLCDLWKKIFPSSRICRICQDVDERKSDWATTRYYQKHHQDFVECSNEDCLAVYCRECWGDLEEICVLCSGIDTGSVQ